A window of Pusillimonas sp. DMV24BSW_D genomic DNA:
GCAAAAATGGCGCGCATGGTGGAAGAAACCTTTAAAGCCAGTTCTCAGCGCAATGCTGTATTGGTTGAAGCTTTAGGCGGCATCGAAACGATTAAAACCCTTAACGCCCAGGGTAGTGCCCAACGCACTTGGGAAAACACGACAAAATTTCTCGCCCAACTTGGCTCCAAAATCAAATTTCTGTCGGCTGCGACTGTCGGCTTTGTACAAACGGCCCAACAACTCGTTACCATTGCTGTGGTCATTATTGGCGTGCTGCTTTTACAGGATGCCGCAATGACCTTGGGCGGAATTATTGCGTCTTCAATGATCGCGGGGCGCTGCCTGGCCCCGCTTGGCCAGGTTGCCGGCCTAATGATGCAGTATCAAAATGCGCGCACCTCATTGGAATCGATTGACGGGTATATGAAAATGCCGATCGAACACCCGCCAAGCCGCACTTACGTTCCGCGCGCTCATCTGGAAGGTAGTATTGAGTTCCGGGGGGTTAGCTTCGCTTATCCGGGATCAAAAGAAAATGCGCTGAACGGCATTAACCTGAAAATTAACCCAGGTGAAAAAATCGGCATTATCGGTCGCATTGGTTCAGGTAAATCGACACTGGAAAAATTAATTCTCGGCCTCTACGCACCCAGCGAAGGCAGTGTCTTGATCGACGGTATCGACATACGCCAAATCGACCCGGCCGATGTACGGCGTGCGGTGGGTCATGTTCCTCAAGACCCGGTTTTATTCTATGGCACCCTGCGACACAACCTCACCTTGGGCGCTCCCTTTGTTGACGATGACGACATGTTAAGCGTAGCCGCCGTGGCGGGCGTCGACGAATTCGCGGCCAATCATCCCGACGGCTATGACATGATTATCGGCGAGCGCGGCGACTCCTTGTCGGGCGGCCAGCGACAATCGATTGCCGTGGCACGCGCCCTCATCAACAACCCCTCCATATTGCTGCTCGACGAACCCAGCAGCAATATGGATCACCAGAGCGAAGCGGCGCTTAAATCCAGACTGCGTAAAGCATGTGAAGGAAAAACCATGCTGATTGTGACGCATCGCACAGCCATGCTGGAAATCGTAGACCGCTTACTGGTTGTCGACGGAGGCAAAATTGTTGCCGATGGGCCGAAAGCACAAGTGGTGGATGCTTTGCGCCAGGGTCAGGTTAGTCGGGCGAGGAACCGTTCATGACGGGAAGGCGTCGTCGTTCCGTTCTGGGCTGGCTTTTCTACCCGATCTGGCCCGGCCCACGCGATCTTGTTTATTTTCTGGTTATCGGCAAACGTTCGAAAGATCAGTTATCGGACAAGGCGTTGCTCGATGATGCGCAGTGGGCCATTTCCGAGCAACAAGCCAGCGGCTCGAGAATCTTATTGTGGTTCTCTTTAATTGTTATTGCCGCGTTTTTTATCTGGGCATCGCTAGCGCAAATTGACGAGGTTGTAAAGGGAAGCGGCAAGGTTGTGCCGTC
This region includes:
- a CDS encoding type I secretion system permease/ATPase, which translates into the protein MTRVFSKSNAAPAEEPAPETEDANPANDSVWRLPPHTVHDDPLLNCLVDITKLFGNPCTAQTLAGGLPLVENKLSPSLLSRAAARAQCSARLLRRELDEIPTSLLPCILLLKRNRACLLLEIRPDNYLVQFPEIGTPCEISKQALEADYTGVAAFIRPQFRFDARSPEVEKKRKGHWFWNAVFDNRRLYRDALVSAFLINFFALVTPLFTMNVYDRVVPNNAMDTLWVLAIGVFVAIVLNYILTTIRAHVVDTASKRIDVKLSAQIMEQVLDLKMESRPVSVGSFAANLRSFESVRDFIASASLTTLVDLPFVLIFLAALMWISPWMVIPPAIAIVIVLIVSWIAQAKMARMVEETFKASSQRNAVLVEALGGIETIKTLNAQGSAQRTWENTTKFLAQLGSKIKFLSAATVGFVQTAQQLVTIAVVIIGVLLLQDAAMTLGGIIASSMIAGRCLAPLGQVAGLMMQYQNARTSLESIDGYMKMPIEHPPSRTYVPRAHLEGSIEFRGVSFAYPGSKENALNGINLKINPGEKIGIIGRIGSGKSTLEKLILGLYAPSEGSVLIDGIDIRQIDPADVRRAVGHVPQDPVLFYGTLRHNLTLGAPFVDDDDMLSVAAVAGVDEFAANHPDGYDMIIGERGDSLSGGQRQSIAVARALINNPSILLLDEPSSNMDHQSEAALKSRLRKACEGKTMLIVTHRTAMLEIVDRLLVVDGGKIVADGPKAQVVDALRQGQVSRARNRS